A genomic window from Paucibacter sp. KCTC 42545 includes:
- a CDS encoding MarR family winged helix-turn-helix transcriptional regulator, which yields MHSTQSPKSANTAGASRRSPPDWLQLDQQLCFALYASSLAMTKLYKPLLAPLGLTYPQYLVMLVLWEQDGISVSALGQRLSLDSGTLTPLLKRLEAAALISRQRAKDDERRVDIGLTPAGKALRAQAKSIPHELACASACSLEEISSLTKRLHALRLELSKAQASD from the coding sequence ATGCATTCAACGCAAAGCCCCAAATCAGCCAACACAGCAGGCGCCTCACGCCGCAGCCCACCCGATTGGTTGCAACTGGACCAGCAGCTGTGCTTCGCGCTCTACGCCAGCTCGTTGGCCATGACCAAGCTCTACAAACCGCTGCTGGCGCCGCTGGGCCTGACCTACCCGCAGTATCTGGTGATGCTGGTGCTGTGGGAGCAAGACGGTATCAGCGTCTCCGCCCTGGGTCAGCGCCTGTCGCTGGACTCCGGCACCTTGACGCCCTTGCTCAAGCGCCTGGAAGCCGCCGCCCTGATCAGCCGCCAGCGCGCCAAAGATGACGAGCGCCGTGTCGACATTGGCTTGACGCCAGCTGGCAAAGCATTGCGGGCGCAAGCCAAAAGCATCCCGCATGAACTGGCTTGCGCCAGCGCCTGTTCACTCGAAGAAATCTCCTCCCTCACCAAGCGTTTACATGCGCTGCGCCTGGAGCTTTCCAAAGCCCAAGCCAGCGACTGA
- a CDS encoding organic hydroperoxide resistance protein translates to MALDKVLYTATATANGGRQGNASSSDGALKVELSTPRELGGAGGPGTNPEQLFAAGYSACFIGAMKAVAAGQKISVPADVSITSDVGIGPITGGFGIQVAMRISLPGMDRDAAQALINAAHQVCPYSNATRGNIDVTLTLV, encoded by the coding sequence ATGGCCCTCGACAAAGTTCTCTACACCGCTACCGCTACCGCCAACGGCGGCCGTCAAGGCAATGCATCGTCCAGCGACGGCGCGCTCAAAGTTGAGCTGAGCACACCGCGTGAATTGGGTGGCGCCGGCGGCCCCGGCACCAACCCGGAGCAGCTCTTCGCGGCCGGCTACTCGGCCTGCTTCATCGGCGCCATGAAGGCTGTTGCTGCCGGCCAAAAGATCAGCGTTCCGGCGGATGTGTCCATCACCTCGGATGTGGGCATCGGCCCCATCACCGGCGGCTTCGGCATTCAAGTGGCGATGCGCATCAGCTTGCCGGGCATGGACCGGGACGCAGCACAGGCCCTGATCAACGCCGCGCACCAGGTCTGCCCTTACTCGAACGCCACCCGCGGCAATATCGATGTGACGCTGACGCTGGTCTAA
- a CDS encoding esterase-like activity of phytase family protein, whose amino-acid sequence MSSKHALQRLASLIALGLATAAAATPAAAAISLVATGSLSGALHDLSGQSAPLENGIAGDLLGGMGSALAWAGGNTFIALPDRGPNATAWNSAIDNTASFIPRLQTVQLSLNASAGGALPYTLGAKLNATTLLYSASALNYGSAPSLSKDGKNYFTGRSDAFGAGGSLNSSNARLDPEGLRLSNDGRSVFVSDEYGPAVYQFDRATGARLKSFVLPANLGISQQNAQGALEIANNTSSGRVTNKGMEGLAITPDGKTLMGFMQSPLAQDGGDGGAANRFISIDIATGATKQFAYNNYDPITKKNYNSSEILALNDHEFLVLERDGKGLGDDSTAKFKSIYKVDLANAADVSSISGESNLLALAPAKSLFLDLKQALNAQGISDAQIPAKLEGMSFGEDIMVGGVLKHTLYIANDNDFLASSPKGLNNPNQWYVFAFSDADLNGSAFVPQQISAVPEPGSYALLLAGLMAGIPLAAARRRKAGKGH is encoded by the coding sequence ATGAGCTCCAAGCACGCCCTTCAACGACTCGCCAGCCTGATCGCACTCGGCTTGGCCACAGCGGCAGCCGCCACACCGGCCGCTGCCGCCATCAGCCTGGTGGCCACCGGCAGCTTGAGTGGCGCGCTGCACGACCTCTCCGGCCAAAGTGCCCCGCTTGAAAACGGTATTGCCGGCGATCTGCTCGGCGGCATGGGCTCGGCCCTGGCCTGGGCCGGCGGCAACACCTTCATCGCCCTGCCCGACCGTGGCCCCAATGCCACCGCATGGAACAGCGCGATCGACAACACCGCCTCCTTCATTCCTCGCCTGCAAACCGTGCAGCTGAGCTTGAACGCATCGGCTGGCGGCGCCCTGCCCTACACCTTGGGTGCCAAGCTGAACGCCACGACCTTGCTCTACAGTGCCAGCGCCTTGAACTACGGCAGCGCACCGAGCTTGAGCAAGGACGGCAAGAACTATTTCACCGGCCGCTCCGATGCCTTCGGCGCCGGCGGTTCTTTGAACAGCAGCAATGCCCGCCTCGACCCGGAAGGTTTGCGCCTCTCGAACGACGGCCGCAGCGTCTTCGTCAGCGATGAGTACGGCCCCGCCGTCTATCAATTCGACCGTGCCACCGGCGCGCGCCTCAAGTCATTTGTCCTGCCGGCCAATCTGGGCATCAGCCAGCAAAATGCACAAGGCGCCCTCGAGATTGCCAACAACACCAGCAGCGGGCGCGTCACTAACAAGGGCATGGAAGGCCTGGCCATCACGCCCGATGGCAAGACCCTGATGGGCTTTATGCAAAGCCCGCTGGCACAAGACGGCGGTGACGGTGGCGCGGCCAACCGCTTCATCAGCATCGACATTGCCACCGGTGCCACCAAGCAATTCGCCTACAACAACTACGATCCCATCACCAAGAAGAACTACAACAGCAGCGAAATCCTGGCGCTGAACGATCACGAGTTCCTCGTTCTGGAGCGTGATGGCAAGGGCCTGGGCGACGACTCGACCGCCAAGTTCAAGAGCATTTACAAGGTGGATCTGGCCAATGCGGCCGACGTCAGCAGCATCTCCGGCGAGAGCAATTTGCTAGCCCTGGCGCCTGCCAAGAGCCTGTTCCTGGACCTCAAGCAAGCCCTGAATGCCCAAGGCATTAGCGATGCGCAGATTCCAGCCAAGCTCGAGGGCATGAGCTTTGGCGAAGACATCATGGTGGGCGGCGTGCTCAAGCACACCCTTTACATCGCCAATGACAACGACTTCTTGGCCAGCTCGCCCAAGGGCCTGAACAACCCCAACCAGTGGTATGTGTTTGCCTTCAGCGATGCAGATCTGAACGGCTCCGCTTTTGTGCCCCAGCAAATCAGCGCCGTGCCGGAACCCGGCAGTTATGCGCTACTGCTGGCCGGCTTGATGGCGGGCATCCCCTTGGCCGCCGCCCGCCGCCGCAAGGCTGGCAAAGGCCACTGA
- a CDS encoding asparaginase: protein MSAEKSSIEGVGPLSTTASRVVILGTGGTIAGTAANAADNVGYQAAQLGVDHLVQAVPALASHRLEMQQVAQLDSKDMDIATWQRLAQAVATHLARPEVAGIVITHGTDTMEESAYFLQRVLAPTKPVVLTCAMRPATALQADGPQNLLDAVVLAQDARASGVLVMAAGRVHAAEQVQKAHSYRIDAFRSRDDALCGVMEEGVLREWGAWPRGEALGLDRIAKPADQWPQVQIVLNHVGADGLLVDALLGLGCAGLVVAGTGNGTLSERLTQALLRAQAQGVRVLRCSRCDAGPVIGGEDSGLPSAGALSAVKARVELMLQLLA, encoded by the coding sequence ATGAGCGCCGAAAAATCAAGCATCGAGGGTGTTGGCCCTCTCTCCACTACCGCCAGCCGGGTCGTCATTCTTGGCACCGGCGGCACGATTGCCGGCACCGCGGCCAATGCTGCGGACAATGTGGGTTACCAAGCCGCCCAGCTCGGTGTCGATCATTTGGTGCAGGCCGTGCCGGCCTTGGCCAGCCACCGGCTGGAAATGCAGCAAGTGGCGCAGTTGGACAGCAAGGATATGGACATCGCCACCTGGCAACGCTTGGCTCAAGCAGTTGCCACGCATCTGGCGCGCCCTGAAGTGGCCGGCATTGTCATCACCCATGGCACCGATACGATGGAAGAAAGCGCCTACTTTTTGCAGCGCGTGCTGGCGCCAACCAAGCCGGTGGTGCTGACCTGCGCGATGCGCCCGGCCACGGCCTTGCAGGCGGATGGTCCGCAGAATCTGCTGGATGCCGTGGTGCTGGCCCAGGATGCACGTGCCTCGGGTGTGCTTGTGATGGCCGCTGGCCGTGTCCATGCGGCCGAGCAAGTGCAAAAAGCGCACAGCTACCGCATTGACGCTTTTCGCTCTCGCGACGATGCGCTTTGCGGCGTGATGGAAGAGGGTGTTTTGCGTGAGTGGGGCGCTTGGCCGCGTGGTGAGGCGTTGGGCCTGGATCGCATCGCCAAGCCAGCGGACCAGTGGCCACAGGTGCAGATTGTGTTGAACCATGTGGGTGCCGACGGGCTGCTGGTGGATGCCTTGCTGGGCTTGGGCTGCGCCGGCCTGGTGGTGGCCGGCACCGGCAATGGCACGCTGAGCGAGCGCCTGACTCAGGCTTTGTTGCGGGCTCAGGCCCAGGGTGTGCGGGTGCTGCGCTGCAGCCGCTGCGATGCTGGGCCGGTGATCGGTGGCGAGGACAGCGGCCTGCCCAGTGCAGGCGCGCTGTCAGCCGTCAAGGCCAGGGTGGAGCTGATGCTTCAGCTCCTGGCTTGA
- the lexA gene encoding transcriptional repressor LexA: MDDSPKLTPRQQQILDLVRQAIELTGAPPTRAEIAAELGFKSANAAEEHLQALARKGAIELVGGTSRGIRLKSGTLRALNEARDAKEARAGGISAGGSRLKGQSTAQFSLPLASLAQLTLPLVGRVAAGHPILAQEHIEQSYTVEASMFARRPDFLLKVKGMSMKDIGILDGDLLAVQKCSEAKNGQIVVARLGDEVTVKRYQRGRNGIELHPENAEFEPILIAKADEDNFALEGLAVGLIRNSLFN; the protein is encoded by the coding sequence ATGGATGACAGCCCCAAACTCACACCCCGCCAACAGCAAATTCTGGATCTGGTGCGCCAAGCCATCGAACTGACTGGCGCCCCGCCAACTCGGGCTGAAATCGCAGCCGAACTCGGCTTCAAATCGGCCAATGCGGCGGAAGAGCATCTGCAGGCCTTGGCGCGCAAGGGTGCGATTGAATTGGTGGGCGGCACCTCGCGTGGGATTCGCCTCAAATCAGGCACCTTGCGTGCGCTGAATGAAGCGCGCGATGCCAAAGAGGCGCGCGCGGGCGGCATTTCTGCTGGCGGTAGTCGCTTGAAAGGCCAGTCAACCGCCCAGTTTTCGCTGCCGCTGGCCAGTTTGGCCCAGTTGACCCTGCCTTTGGTCGGGCGCGTGGCGGCCGGCCACCCCATCTTGGCTCAGGAACACATCGAACAAAGCTATACGGTCGAAGCCAGCATGTTCGCGCGCCGGCCGGACTTTCTGCTCAAGGTCAAAGGCATGAGCATGAAAGACATCGGCATTCTGGACGGCGACCTGCTCGCGGTGCAAAAGTGCAGCGAAGCCAAGAATGGCCAGATCGTTGTGGCGCGCCTGGGCGATGAAGTGACGGTCAAGCGCTACCAGCGCGGCCGCAACGGCATTGAATTGCACCCCGAGAACGCCGAGTTCGAGCCCATACTGATTGCGAAAGCGGATGAAGACAACTTCGCCCTGGAAGGCTTGGCCGTCGGCCTGATTCGCAACAGCCTATTTAATTGA